A single Triticum dicoccoides isolate Atlit2015 ecotype Zavitan chromosome 2A, WEW_v2.0, whole genome shotgun sequence DNA region contains:
- the LOC119357244 gene encoding ABC transporter G family member 5-like codes for MHPAGEAPPLLATIQEDDELASESMKSGGGVESCRCEVEAVGINYHITVSARPHPLKIWSRPDDLLLDAAGDPAAPAPPPVSRSSRCRLVLRNVSCRARPGELLAIVGPSGAGKSTLLEILSGRLEPSSSSPTDLRVNGSPVDAAALRRLCGYVTQRDVLFPLLTVRETLHFSARLRLGPDAYDAAAVDALVDDLALARVADARVKDLSGGERRRVSIGVEAVRDPAVLVLDEPTSGLDSASALQIVGALRAMAESRGRTVVLSIHQPGARIVKMFDAVLLLAAGSVLHHGSVDELHALLTGAGLRLPPHVDAVEFAIDSVDELRLHLHLQQQQQRDRRCTLQQLFQQHKLQAQAEDDSSSTLAAGGNSNGQHQYANSWPVEVAVLSQRFFKNVARTRQLFACRTVCMLVAGLALGSIFYDLAEDKVAERVGLFAFLLTFLLSSTTEALPVFLQEREILAKETSSGAYRVSAYAVANALVFLPFQLVLAAVFAAPAYWLTGLRRTAPAFFYFLLLIWLVLYTANSVVACFAAAAPDFVVGNAAVQGVMGSFFLFSGYFIRRPAMPAYWVPMHYLSLFKWPFEALLLNEFGGKCAARAMGVCVATGDEVLRREGIGEECRWRNVAVMVGFVAFYRVLGYAVLRVRCSLTLRAAARSALLSSSSHYSACFSASTSTKA; via the coding sequence ATGCATCCGGCAGGTGAAGCACCACCTTTACTAGCGACCATCCAGGAAGACGACGAGCTGGCGAGCGAATCCATGAAGAGCGGCGGCGGGGTAGAAAGCTGCAGGTGCGAGGTGGAGGCCGTGGGCATCAACTACCACATCACCGTCTCCGCCCGGCCTCACCCGCTCAAGATATGGAGCAGGCCCGACGACCTCCTcctcgacgccgccggcgacccCGCTGCGCCTGCGCCTCCGCCGGTCAGCCGCAGCAGCCGGTGCCGCCTCGTGCTCCGCAACGTCAGCTGCCGCGCCCGCCCTGGCGAGCTACTCGCCATCGTCGGCCCCAGCGGCGCCGGCAAGTCCACGCTGCTCGAGATCCTCTCCGGCCGCCTTGAGCCCAGCTCGTCCAGTCCTACTGACCTCCGCGTCAATGGCTCCCCTGTCGacgccgccgccctgcgccgcctcTGCGGCTACGTCACCCAGCGCGACGTCCTCTTCCCGCTGCTTACCGTGCGCGAGACGCTCCATTTCAGCGCGCGCCTCCGCCTCGGCCCAGACGCGTACGACGCCGCCGCGGTTGACGCGCTCGTCGACGACCTCGCCCTGGCCCGCGTCGCCGACGCCAGGGTCAAGGACCTCTCCGGAGGCGAGCGGCGCCGCGTGTCCATCGGTGTCGAGGCCGTGCGCGACCCCGCCGTGCTGGTGCTCGACGAGCCCACCTCCGGCCTCGACAGCGCGTCCGCGCTCCAGATCGTCGGCGCGCTGCGGGCAATGGCCGAGTCGCGGGGCCGCACCGTGGTGCTCAGCATCCACCAGCCCGGCGCGCGCATTGTCAAGATGTTCGACGCCGTGCTCCTGCTCGCCGCGGGCTCCGTGCTCCACCACGGCTCCGTCGACGAGCTCCACGCCCTGCTCACCGGCGCCGGCCTCCGCCTGCCCCCGCACGTGGACGCCGTCGAGTTCGCCATCGACTCCGTGGACGagctccgcctccacctccacctccagcagcagcagcagcgcgaccgCCGGTGCACGCTGCAGCAGCTCTTCCAGCAGCACAAGCTCCAGGCCCAAGCCGAGGACGACTCCTCCAGCACGCTCGCCGCCGGTGGAAACAGCAATGGGCAACACCAGTACGCCAACTCGTGGCCGGTCGAGGTGGCGGTGCTGTCGCAGCGCTTCTTCAAGAACGTGGCGCGGACGCGGCAGCTCTTCGCGTGCCGCACCGTGTGCATGCTCGTCGCCGGGCTCGCCCTCGGCTCCATCTTCTACGACCTCGCCGAAGACAAGGTGGCGGAGCGGGTCGGCCTCTTCGCGTTCCTCCTCACCTTCCTGCTCTCGTCCACGACGGAGGCGCTGCCGGTGTTCCTGCAGGAGCGGGAGATCCTGGCCAAGGAGACCTCATCGGGCGCCTACCGCGTGTCCGCCTACGCAGTGGCGAACGCCCTGGTGTTCCTGCCGTTCCAGCTGGTGCTGGCGGCGGTGTTCGCGGCGCCGGCGTACTGGCTGACGGGGCTGCGCCGCACGGCGCCGGCATTCTTCTACTTCCTGCTCCTCATCTGGCTGGTCCTCTACACGGCCAACTCGGTGGTGGCGTGCTTCGCGGCGGCGGCGCCGGACTTCGTAGTGGGGAACGCGGCGGTGCAGGGCGTGATgggctccttcttcctcttctccggCTACTTCATCCGGCGGCCGGCGATGCCGGCGTACTGGGTGCCGATGCACTACCTGTCGCTCTTCAAGTGGCCGTTCGAGGCGCTGCTGCTGAACGAGTTCGGCGGCAAGTGCGCGGCAAGGGCGATGGGGGTGTGCGTGGCGACCGGCGACGAGGTGCTCCGGCGGGAGGGGATCGGGGAGGAGTGCCGGTGGAGGAACGTGGCGGTCATGGTCGGCTTCGTCGCCTTCTACCGGGTGCTCGGCTACGCCGTGCTCCGCGTCCGCTGCAGCCTCACGCTCAGGGCCGCCGCGCGGTCCGCATTGCTGTCTTCCTCCTCACACTACTCTGCTTGCTTCTCTGCATCTACCAGTACCAAAGCTTGA